A genomic region of Streptomyces sp. R33 contains the following coding sequences:
- a CDS encoding glycosyltransferase family 2 protein, whose amino-acid sequence MSSTNTPSVSVVVIAYNDAVLVGEAVASALAQGPVVAEVIAVNDASADGTARVLDELAAAHPRLKVVHRTENSGGCGTPRNDGIARATSPYVLFLDSDDVLPPGAAEALVRAAEEHRAPVTVGACVRRELPQYHDVPWMPGLYTAGDVIERPADRPELVRDTLCVNKLYDRSFLEKHTIRFPDGRFVYEDFVFTARVLAAAPRIAVIGDLVYVWHVRRSAAQVSISLDRKDVGNWRSRIEAHREARRIITDSSPQLGLACQVKFLEYDLRMYLRELGKDPGYQAAWWTLTRDYVAGFDEAAVEAAGAHARWIVRLLRATPAPPADVERLTRFAAEPPRLLPPYATGPDGLPVWSEELPVVLDGLDGLPMADLPVSIDAEPVGAGRLRIRVRDLYGRLAEAGPRTARLRFVPRSGGEPVLDRPVELRPAADGDGWIAALPFRLTGVASAGRRQGRRGMQAWGVQVGVEFADGSSLVTSPRPLDDLLHRRALPSSRYGVLLAQPFRTGGGSLALRLAPGAAGALSLVRNRLHRARAGRGSE is encoded by the coding sequence GTGAGCAGCACCAACACTCCCAGCGTTTCCGTCGTGGTGATCGCGTACAACGACGCCGTGCTCGTGGGCGAGGCCGTTGCCTCGGCTCTCGCCCAGGGCCCGGTCGTCGCCGAGGTGATCGCCGTGAACGACGCCTCGGCCGACGGCACCGCGCGCGTACTGGACGAGCTGGCCGCAGCCCATCCCCGCCTGAAGGTCGTGCACCGCACGGAGAACAGCGGCGGATGCGGTACGCCGCGCAACGACGGGATCGCACGCGCGACCTCGCCGTACGTCCTCTTCCTCGACAGCGACGACGTCCTGCCCCCGGGGGCGGCCGAGGCCCTCGTACGCGCCGCCGAGGAGCACCGCGCGCCCGTGACCGTCGGGGCGTGCGTGCGCCGCGAGCTGCCGCAGTACCACGACGTGCCCTGGATGCCCGGGCTGTACACCGCGGGCGATGTGATCGAGCGGCCCGCGGACCGGCCCGAGCTGGTCCGCGACACCCTCTGCGTCAACAAGCTGTACGACCGGTCCTTCCTGGAAAAGCATACGATCCGCTTTCCCGACGGCCGGTTCGTCTACGAGGACTTCGTCTTCACCGCGCGCGTGCTGGCCGCCGCGCCCCGCATCGCCGTCATCGGCGACCTCGTCTACGTCTGGCACGTGCGCCGCAGTGCCGCCCAGGTGTCGATTTCCCTGGACCGCAAGGACGTCGGCAACTGGCGCTCCCGGATCGAGGCCCACCGCGAGGCCCGCCGGATCATCACCGACTCCTCCCCGCAGCTGGGCCTCGCCTGCCAGGTGAAGTTCCTGGAGTACGACCTGCGCATGTACCTGCGCGAGCTCGGCAAGGACCCCGGGTACCAGGCCGCCTGGTGGACGCTGACCCGCGACTACGTCGCCGGGTTCGACGAGGCCGCGGTCGAGGCCGCCGGGGCGCACGCCCGCTGGATCGTCCGGCTGCTGCGGGCGACCCCGGCCCCGCCCGCCGACGTGGAGCGGCTCACCCGCTTCGCCGCCGAGCCGCCGCGGCTGCTGCCCCCGTACGCGACCGGCCCGGACGGGCTGCCCGTGTGGAGCGAGGAGCTCCCGGTGGTCCTGGACGGGCTGGACGGGCTGCCGATGGCCGATCTGCCCGTCAGCATCGACGCCGAACCGGTCGGTGCCGGCCGGCTCCGGATCCGGGTGCGCGACCTGTACGGGCGCCTCGCCGAGGCCGGACCGCGCACCGCCCGGCTGCGCTTCGTACCCCGCTCGGGCGGCGAGCCCGTCCTCGACCGGCCGGTCGAGCTGCGCCCCGCCGCCGACGGCGACGGCTGGATCGCCGCGCTGCCGTTCCGGCTGACCGGCGTGGCCTCCGCCGGGCGCCGCCAGGGCCGCCGCGGCATGCAGGCGTGGGGCGTCCAGGTGGGCGTGGAGTTCGCCGACGGGAGCTCCCTGGTCACCTCCCCGCGCCCCCTCGACGACCTCCTCCACCGCCGGGCCCTGCCCAGCAGCAGGTACGGTGTTCTGCTGGCGCAGCCGTTCCGCACGGGCGGAGGTTCACTGGCCCTGCGGCTCGCGCCGGGTGCCGCGGGCGCGCTGAGCCTCGTACGCAACCGGCTCCACCGGGCCCGGGCCGGCCGCGGATCGGAGTGA
- the galE gene encoding UDP-glucose 4-epimerase GalE: MTFLITGGAGYIGSHVVRAMLAAGEKVVVFDDLSTGNEDRVPEGVPLVIGSVLDRLNLDETLRNYKITGVVHLAGKKQVGESVEKPLFYYHENVEGLQVLLGAVAAAGVRNFLFSSSASVYGMPDVELVTEETPCAPLSPYGETKLAGEWLVRAAGKAYGISTACLRYFNVAGAAAPELADTGVFNLVPMVFERFDKGEGARIFGDDYPTPDGTCIRDYIHVEDLAEAHVVAARKLVEWGATGDYKDLTVNIGRGEGVSVREMAQLLNEGTGHTYEPVVVPRRPGDPAKVVASADKIAAELGWKAKHDVREMITSAWAGWEANRKGELPHVAR, encoded by the coding sequence ATGACTTTTCTGATCACTGGTGGCGCCGGCTACATCGGCTCCCACGTCGTCCGCGCGATGCTCGCCGCAGGTGAGAAGGTCGTCGTCTTCGACGACCTCTCCACGGGCAACGAGGACCGCGTCCCGGAGGGCGTCCCGCTGGTGATCGGCTCGGTCCTGGACCGGCTGAACCTGGACGAGACCCTCCGGAACTACAAGATCACCGGTGTGGTGCACCTGGCGGGCAAGAAGCAGGTCGGCGAGTCCGTCGAGAAGCCGCTGTTCTACTACCACGAAAACGTGGAGGGCCTTCAGGTCCTGCTGGGGGCGGTGGCCGCCGCCGGCGTCCGCAACTTCCTGTTCTCCTCCTCCGCCTCCGTGTACGGCATGCCCGACGTGGAGCTCGTCACCGAGGAGACCCCGTGCGCGCCGCTGAGCCCGTACGGCGAGACGAAGCTGGCCGGCGAGTGGCTGGTCCGCGCCGCCGGCAAGGCCTACGGCATCTCCACCGCCTGCCTGCGCTACTTCAACGTGGCGGGCGCGGCCGCCCCGGAGCTCGCGGACACCGGGGTCTTCAACCTGGTCCCGATGGTCTTCGAGCGCTTCGACAAGGGTGAGGGCGCCCGCATCTTCGGCGACGACTACCCGACCCCGGACGGCACCTGCATCCGCGACTACATCCACGTCGAGGACCTCGCCGAGGCCCACGTGGTGGCGGCCCGCAAGCTCGTCGAGTGGGGTGCGACCGGGGACTACAAGGACCTCACCGTCAACATCGGCCGTGGCGAGGGCGTCTCCGTACGGGAGATGGCGCAGCTGCTGAACGAGGGCACCGGGCACACGTACGAGCCCGTCGTCGTCCCGCGGCGCCCCGGCGACCCGGCGAAGGTCGTGGCCTCGGCCGACAAGATCGCCGCGGAGCTGGGCTGGAAGGCCAAGCACGACGTCCGCGAGATGATCACCTCGGCCTGGGCGGGCTGGGAGGCCAACCGCAAGGGCGAACTGCCGCACGTCGCGCGCTGA
- a CDS encoding glycosyltransferase gives MSQQTAESGARDEQPGGRDVFIVSNSVDELGGVTTWSHQMARLFTDRGHRVHIVGIAPVAEEIRQKLPQDLPYAMTTLYDAHPPKARRLRGIKGRLNAPERRRQAARRAKMRAKAERLNELFRAARPGAVVIVTQVWAMEWVALADTKGLGVIGMSHESFEASQKSTRAERVRRYYPEVDRLLVLTPEDADLWIRAGMENVGSMPNPLPFMPDSPAPRTEKVVASVGRLAFEKGVDLLLDAWAEAAPQHPDWVLRIYGAGVEEPALRAHATTLGLDDSVEWMGSTDDVLGALRGASVFAQASRAEGFPITLLEAMAAGLPVTAFDCAPGVREIVEHGEDGLLARLGNTMELAGHLDVLMSDRGLRDRLGDNAFRSVQRYSSAEITDRWEELFAFLER, from the coding sequence GTGAGCCAGCAGACCGCCGAGTCCGGCGCGCGCGACGAACAGCCTGGCGGCCGTGACGTCTTCATCGTCTCCAACAGCGTCGACGAGCTCGGCGGCGTGACGACCTGGTCGCACCAGATGGCCCGGCTGTTCACCGACCGCGGTCACCGGGTGCACATCGTCGGCATTGCCCCGGTCGCCGAGGAGATCCGGCAGAAGCTGCCGCAGGACCTGCCGTACGCGATGACCACCCTGTACGACGCCCACCCGCCGAAGGCCCGGCGCCTGCGCGGGATCAAGGGCCGGCTGAACGCCCCCGAGCGGCGCCGCCAGGCGGCGCGGCGGGCGAAGATGCGGGCGAAGGCGGAGAGGCTGAACGAGCTGTTCCGCGCCGCCCGCCCCGGGGCCGTCGTGATCGTCACGCAGGTCTGGGCGATGGAGTGGGTGGCGCTCGCCGACACCAAGGGGCTCGGCGTCATCGGCATGAGCCACGAGTCGTTCGAGGCCAGCCAGAAGTCCACCCGCGCCGAGCGGGTCCGCCGGTACTACCCCGAGGTCGACCGGCTGCTGGTGCTGACCCCCGAGGACGCGGACCTGTGGATCCGGGCCGGCATGGAGAACGTGGGCAGCATGCCGAACCCGCTGCCGTTCATGCCGGACTCCCCCGCCCCCCGCACGGAGAAGGTCGTCGCCAGCGTCGGCCGCCTCGCCTTCGAGAAGGGCGTGGACCTGCTGCTCGACGCATGGGCGGAAGCCGCCCCGCAGCACCCCGACTGGGTCCTGCGGATCTACGGAGCGGGCGTGGAGGAGCCGGCGCTGCGGGCGCACGCGACCACGCTCGGCCTGGACGACTCCGTGGAGTGGATGGGCAGCACCGACGACGTGCTGGGCGCGCTGCGCGGGGCCTCGGTCTTCGCGCAGGCCTCGCGGGCCGAGGGCTTCCCGATCACCCTGCTGGAGGCAATGGCGGCCGGCCTGCCGGTGACCGCCTTCGACTGCGCGCCGGGCGTACGGGAGATCGTCGAGCACGGCGAGGACGGTCTGCTGGCCCGGCTGGGCAACACGATGGAGCTGGCCGGGCACCTCGACGTGCTGATGTCGGACCGCGGGCTGCGCGACCGTCTCGGCGACAACGCCTTCCGCAGTGTGCAGCGCTACTCCAGCGCCGAGATCACCGACCGCTGGGAAGAGCTCTTCGCGTTCCTGGAGCGCTGA
- a CDS encoding CDP-glycerol glycerophosphotransferase family protein, with amino-acid sequence MHVPDVSVVVIVYNDAERLPTAVQSVLDQTLHGVEVVIVDDCSKDRSYAVAQELEAAHPDRVRAFRLPENSGGCGAPRNHGIQQATGTYVMFLDSDDVLERNACRNMLAAAERTGSDLVSGMCVRVHLDNRWGKTTEWYPWIYSRTRTLESITEDPDLLVYDTLSTNKCYRRAFLLEQGLEFPVGIHYEDLLFSAQAYVAARRITLIPNHVYYWNVVEKAAAKSISNRRHEIANFVHRMEIHRRVDELLASKGHTDIKSAKDAKFLKHDLVLHLRDLPLLGDAYRQEFARLANGYLAGIDPAAYEHVTYLQAICAYLLGKEDWDNLLPAADAMTNKGRLSSPLAERDGRVYWCGQHIDDPDGAEAAEARRILDVTGQGFHTTPLTSLSLGNRLTSYEDDGRGTVTLSGAVVNPLGRISPEAELGATLEFRARRQIGVRSFSFPAATVRHAGDTIEWTATADIAGTVRPLGIIDAVWDVRLKLTADGERLTTRVSVGGVDLESAARLRVRPRLTRLVSDRFEPEVTKKGNLSYVLTAESAAAVRTQTLISSAMHGKAAGVVKRGLRKALRARRNLGSGEQKVKVYHEVFSKLPVKKGTVVFESHMGKQYSDSPKAIYEEMVRQGVPFEAIWSYAGGKPTGFPKEATLVRRWSWPYLRALAQAEFWVDNQGFPLALAKREGTTYIQTWHGSALKRMGFHEPRTKAQGKAGQDRFQAAVNRFDHFLIRSEHDTRTLARAFRLRDEVLLRTGYPRNDALVEAQRAEAQSGERVRGPLAAELDIDPGKKVLLYAPTFRASADGAVEGFEFPFDVEEFAERLGDRFTLLVRTHYLNSVSLPPSVAGRVIDVSRHHDITPLLALADGLITDYSSVMFDYAVLDRPMLFFAYDYEKYATDIRGTYFDLKEKAPGPVVATADELLQALSAFDEADAKYAEARQRFLTEFGEYDRGDAARQIVEKFFTRSGK; translated from the coding sequence GTGCACGTGCCTGACGTCTCCGTGGTCGTCATCGTCTACAACGACGCAGAGCGTCTGCCGACAGCCGTCCAGTCGGTTTTGGACCAGACCCTGCACGGGGTCGAAGTCGTGATCGTCGACGACTGCAGCAAGGACCGGTCGTATGCGGTCGCCCAGGAGCTCGAAGCTGCGCACCCGGACAGAGTGCGCGCCTTCCGGCTGCCCGAGAACAGCGGCGGCTGCGGCGCCCCGCGCAACCACGGCATCCAGCAGGCCACCGGCACGTACGTCATGTTCCTGGACAGTGACGACGTGCTGGAACGAAACGCCTGCCGGAACATGCTGGCCGCGGCCGAGCGGACCGGCTCCGACCTGGTCTCCGGCATGTGCGTGCGCGTGCACCTCGACAACCGGTGGGGCAAGACCACCGAGTGGTACCCCTGGATCTACTCCCGCACCCGCACGCTGGAGTCGATCACCGAGGACCCCGACCTGCTGGTCTACGACACCCTCTCCACGAACAAGTGCTACCGGCGCGCGTTCCTGCTGGAGCAGGGCCTGGAGTTCCCGGTCGGCATCCACTACGAGGACCTGCTGTTCTCCGCGCAGGCCTATGTCGCCGCCCGCCGCATCACGCTGATCCCGAACCACGTCTACTACTGGAACGTGGTCGAGAAGGCCGCGGCCAAGTCGATCAGCAACCGGCGCCACGAGATCGCGAACTTCGTCCACCGGATGGAGATCCACCGCCGCGTCGACGAGCTGCTGGCCTCCAAGGGCCACACGGACATCAAGTCCGCGAAGGACGCCAAGTTCCTCAAGCACGACCTGGTGCTGCACCTGCGCGACCTGCCCCTGCTGGGCGATGCGTACCGCCAGGAGTTCGCCCGCCTCGCCAACGGCTACCTGGCCGGCATCGACCCGGCCGCGTACGAGCACGTCACGTACCTCCAGGCGATCTGCGCCTACCTGCTGGGCAAGGAGGACTGGGACAACCTGCTCCCGGCCGCCGACGCCATGACCAACAAGGGCCGGCTGTCCTCGCCGCTCGCGGAGCGCGACGGGCGCGTCTACTGGTGCGGGCAGCACATCGACGACCCCGACGGCGCCGAGGCCGCCGAGGCCCGCCGGATACTGGACGTCACCGGGCAGGGCTTCCACACCACCCCGCTCACCTCCCTCTCGCTGGGCAACCGCCTCACCTCGTACGAGGACGACGGGCGCGGCACCGTCACGCTCTCGGGCGCCGTGGTGAACCCGCTGGGGAGGATCAGCCCCGAAGCGGAACTGGGGGCCACCCTGGAGTTCCGGGCCCGCCGGCAGATCGGCGTGCGCTCTTTCAGCTTCCCGGCGGCAACCGTGCGCCATGCCGGTGACACGATCGAGTGGACCGCCACGGCCGACATCGCCGGCACCGTCCGCCCCCTCGGCATCATCGACGCCGTCTGGGACGTCCGTCTGAAGCTGACCGCCGACGGCGAGCGCCTCACCACCCGCGTCTCCGTCGGCGGGGTCGACCTGGAGTCGGCGGCCCGGCTGCGCGTGCGCCCGCGGCTGACGCGGCTGGTCTCCGACCGTTTCGAGCCGGAGGTGACCAAGAAGGGGAACCTCTCCTACGTCCTGACCGCCGAGAGCGCCGCCGCCGTCCGCACCCAGACGCTGATCAGCAGCGCGATGCACGGCAAGGCCGCGGGCGTGGTCAAGCGGGGCCTGCGCAAGGCCCTGCGGGCCCGCCGCAACCTCGGCTCGGGCGAGCAGAAGGTGAAGGTCTACCACGAGGTCTTCTCGAAGCTGCCGGTCAAGAAGGGCACGGTCGTCTTCGAGAGCCACATGGGCAAGCAGTACAGCGACAGCCCGAAGGCGATCTACGAGGAGATGGTCCGCCAGGGCGTCCCGTTCGAGGCGATCTGGTCGTACGCGGGCGGCAAGCCCACCGGCTTCCCCAAGGAGGCCACCCTGGTGCGCCGCTGGAGCTGGCCGTACCTGCGCGCGCTGGCGCAGGCCGAGTTCTGGGTCGACAACCAGGGCTTCCCCCTGGCCCTGGCCAAGCGCGAGGGAACCACGTACATCCAGACCTGGCACGGCTCCGCGCTCAAGCGCATGGGCTTCCACGAGCCCCGCACCAAGGCACAGGGCAAGGCCGGCCAGGACCGCTTCCAGGCGGCCGTCAACCGCTTCGACCACTTCCTGATCCGCTCCGAGCACGACACCCGCACCCTCGCCAGGGCCTTCCGGCTGCGCGACGAGGTGCTGCTGCGCACGGGCTACCCGCGCAACGACGCCCTCGTCGAGGCGCAGCGGGCCGAGGCGCAGAGCGGGGAGCGGGTGCGCGGTCCGCTCGCAGCCGAGCTGGACATCGACCCGGGGAAGAAGGTGCTTCTGTACGCGCCGACCTTCCGGGCGAGCGCGGACGGTGCGGTGGAGGGCTTCGAGTTCCCGTTCGACGTGGAGGAGTTCGCCGAGCGGCTCGGCGACCGTTTCACGCTGCTGGTGCGCACCCACTACCTCAACAGCGTCTCGCTGCCGCCGTCGGTCGCGGGCCGGGTGATCGACGTGTCCCGGCACCACGACATCACCCCGCTGCTGGCGCTCGCCGACGGGCTGATCACCGACTACTCGTCCGTGATGTTCGACTACGCGGTGCTGGACCGGCCGATGCTGTTCTTCGCGTACGACTACGAGAAGTACGCGACCGACATCCGCGGCACGTACTTCGACCTGAAGGAGAAGGCCCCGGGCCCGGTGGTGGCCACGGCCGACGAACTCCTGCAGGCCCTCTCCGCCTTCGACGAGGCGGACGCCAAGTACGCGGAGGCGCGGCAGCGCTTCCTCACCGAGTTCGGCGAGTACGACCGCGGGGACGCGGCCCGCCAGATCGTCGAGAAGTTCTTCACCAGGAGCGGCAAGTGA
- a CDS encoding glycosyltransferase family 2 protein — protein MTKLSVVVPCYNEEAVIDSFDVEIRRVLDSLPVEYEVCYVDDGSRDGTLVKLRKIAAEHGDRTRYVSFSRNFGKEAGMLAGLREATGDAVVIMDADLQHPPELIATMLDYYRQGHDQIIARRTREGDKKVRSALSRLYYRGVNRWVDVELTDGVGDFRLLSRPAVDALLSLPEYNRFSKGLFSWIGFDTVHFDYRNAQREAGETKWKFGSLLNYAMDGLISFNNRPLRIGIWAGVSLVALTALYAVYIAIMAMTNGVDAPGYVTLVAIIVGIGGVQMIMLGLIGEYIGRIYYETKRRPHFLVKEAHGADREARPDTTRVQAERERGGLSAARLTVSAEREVR, from the coding sequence ATGACGAAGCTGTCCGTAGTCGTCCCTTGCTACAACGAAGAAGCCGTGATCGACAGCTTCGACGTGGAGATCCGCAGGGTCCTGGACTCCCTGCCCGTCGAGTACGAGGTCTGCTACGTCGACGACGGAAGTCGCGACGGGACCCTCGTCAAGCTCCGCAAGATCGCCGCCGAACACGGCGACCGTACCCGGTACGTCTCCTTCAGCCGCAACTTCGGCAAGGAGGCCGGCATGCTCGCCGGCCTGCGCGAGGCCACCGGCGACGCCGTCGTGATCATGGACGCCGACCTCCAGCACCCGCCGGAGCTCATCGCCACCATGCTCGACTATTACCGGCAGGGCCACGACCAGATCATCGCCCGCCGCACCCGTGAGGGCGACAAGAAGGTCCGCTCCGCGCTCAGCCGCCTCTACTACCGGGGCGTCAACCGCTGGGTCGACGTCGAGCTCACCGACGGCGTCGGCGACTTCCGCCTGCTGTCCCGGCCCGCCGTGGACGCGCTGCTGTCGCTGCCGGAGTACAACCGCTTCTCCAAGGGCCTCTTCTCCTGGATCGGCTTCGACACCGTCCACTTCGACTACCGCAACGCCCAGCGCGAGGCCGGCGAGACGAAGTGGAAGTTCGGCTCCCTGCTGAACTACGCCATGGACGGGCTGATCTCCTTCAACAACCGGCCGCTGCGCATCGGCATCTGGGCCGGCGTGTCGCTGGTGGCGCTGACCGCCCTGTACGCCGTGTACATCGCGATCATGGCCATGACCAACGGGGTCGACGCGCCCGGCTACGTCACCCTCGTCGCGATCATCGTCGGCATCGGCGGCGTTCAGATGATCATGCTGGGTCTGATCGGCGAGTACATCGGCCGCATCTACTACGAGACCAAGCGCCGCCCGCACTTCCTGGTCAAGGAGGCGCACGGCGCCGACCGGGAGGCCCGGCCCGACACCACCCGGGTCCAGGCGGAACGCGAACGCGGCGGCCTGTCCGCCGCGCGCCTGACGGTCTCCGCCGAGCGCGAGGTGCGCTGA
- a CDS encoding GtrA family protein translates to MRSQLGQILRFGLVGAVNTGTFFVIYLLLHPWMPYFLAYTLAFLLAMVGSFFMNTYFTYRTKPTWKKFLLFPLTNVTNYVIQSAGLYALVTWAGLDTRIAPLVAAVVAIPFTYLLSRKILVPGAAAQTENPAPARSGSAG, encoded by the coding sequence ATGCGATCCCAGCTGGGCCAGATCCTCCGCTTCGGCCTCGTCGGCGCGGTCAACACCGGCACCTTCTTCGTCATCTACCTGCTCCTGCACCCGTGGATGCCGTACTTCCTCGCCTACACCCTCGCCTTCCTGCTGGCGATGGTCGGCTCGTTCTTCATGAACACCTACTTCACCTACCGGACCAAGCCCACCTGGAAGAAGTTCCTCCTCTTCCCCCTGACGAACGTCACGAACTACGTGATCCAGTCCGCCGGGCTCTACGCCCTGGTGACCTGGGCCGGGCTCGACACCCGCATCGCCCCGCTCGTCGCCGCCGTCGTGGCCATCCCGTTCACCTACCTGCTGTCCCGCAAGATCCTGGTCCCGGGCGCCGCCGCACAGACGGAGAACCCGGCGCCGGCCCGCAGCGGGTCCGCGGGCTGA
- the proB gene encoding glutamate 5-kinase, translated as MSAARQGVVDARRIVVKVGSSSLTTAAGGLDADRVDALVDVLAKARSGGEKEIVLVSSGAIAAGLSPLGLRRRPTDLARQQAAASVGQGLLVARYTASFARYGVRVGQVLLTSDDTSRRAHYRNAYRTLDQLLAMGALPVVNENDTVATDEIRFGDNDRLAALVAHLVRADLLVLLSDVDGLYDGDPSLPGTTRIDEVRGPEDIAHVSIGSAGKAGVGTGGMVTKVEAARIAAAAGIPVVLTSASQAADALAGRPTGTHFHATGRRSADRLLWLQHASTPQGHLVLDEGAVRAVTERGSSLLPAGIAAVEGEFVAGDPVELRAPDGRAVARGLVNFDAKELPQLLGRSTRELAKELGPEYEREVVHRDDLVLLQG; from the coding sequence GTGTCAGCGGCTAGGCAAGGTGTCGTGGACGCCCGCAGGATCGTGGTCAAGGTCGGATCCTCCTCCTTGACCACCGCGGCCGGCGGGCTCGACGCCGACCGGGTGGACGCCCTGGTCGACGTACTGGCCAAGGCCCGCAGCGGCGGCGAGAAGGAGATCGTCCTCGTCTCCAGCGGAGCCATCGCCGCCGGACTCTCCCCGCTCGGCCTGCGCCGCCGCCCGACCGACCTGGCCCGCCAGCAGGCCGCCGCCAGCGTCGGGCAGGGGCTGCTGGTCGCCCGGTACACCGCCTCCTTCGCCCGGTACGGAGTCCGCGTCGGCCAGGTGCTGCTGACCAGCGACGACACGAGCCGGCGCGCCCACTACCGCAATGCGTACCGGACCCTGGACCAGCTCCTGGCCATGGGCGCCCTGCCGGTGGTCAACGAGAACGACACCGTCGCCACGGACGAGATCCGCTTCGGCGACAACGACCGGCTCGCGGCCCTCGTCGCCCACCTGGTCCGCGCCGACCTCCTCGTCCTCCTGTCCGACGTGGACGGCCTGTACGACGGCGACCCGTCGCTGCCCGGCACCACCCGCATCGACGAGGTGCGCGGCCCCGAGGACATCGCGCACGTCTCCATCGGCAGCGCCGGCAAGGCGGGCGTGGGCACCGGCGGCATGGTCACCAAGGTCGAGGCGGCGCGGATCGCGGCGGCGGCCGGCATCCCGGTCGTCCTCACCTCGGCGAGCCAGGCGGCCGACGCCCTGGCAGGGCGGCCGACCGGCACGCACTTCCACGCCACCGGCCGCCGCTCGGCGGACCGGCTGCTGTGGCTGCAGCACGCATCGACCCCGCAGGGACACCTGGTCCTCGACGAGGGAGCCGTACGCGCGGTGACCGAGCGCGGCAGCTCCCTGCTGCCCGCCGGGATCGCCGCCGTCGAGGGCGAGTTCGTCGCGGGCGACCCGGTGGAACTGCGCGCGCCCGACGGCCGTGCCGTGGCCCGCGGGCTGGTGAACTTCGACGCCAAGGAACTCCCGCAGCTCCTCGGCCGCTCCACCCGGGAGCTGGCGAAGGAACTCGGCCCGGAGTACGAGCGCGAGGTCGTACACCGCGACGATCTGGTCCTGCTGCAGGGCTGA